GGCCGGCGCGCTGGGCGCCTTCGCCTTCGCGATCCTGGGCCTGATCTCCTCCCTCGGGGCGAGCGTGCTCCACGGCACCCTGCACACCGACTCGCACCTCGTGGTCGGCCTGGCGGCCTTCCTCATGTTCGGTTCCGCGGCGGCCGCCCAGCTGGTGCTGGGACGCCTTCCGCTGCCCCGGCTCCTGACCGTGGGGGCAGTGGTGTTTCCGGTCGGCCTCGTCCTGTGCGCCGTCGCCCTCTACCACCCGGCGCTCTGGCTCTACCTCGTCGCCGTGTCCCTGTCAGGAGCCGGCTCCGGGCTCCTCTTCAAGGGAGGAGTCGAACGTGCCGGTTCAGTGGCCGAGCCCGCCTCACGCGCGGGGGTCCTCGCCGTGTTCTTCGTCGTCGCCTACCTGGGCATGGGCCTGCCCTCCGTCCTGTTCAGCATCGCCCTGCGGCACTTCGCCGTGCAGAGCGCGATGATCGGTTTCGCGACCGTCCTCTCCTGCGGCGCCGTGGTCTCCGTGGTCGTCGCGTTGCGGGACCGCGCACCCGGTGCCGGCGAGCTCTCGGCGCGGTCCGCTCGCCCCTCCTGACCCTTCTGCGGCGCATACGGGAGCGGTTGTCTGGGAGGCGCGGACCTGGGCACTCGGTGCGCGTGCGCGTGACACGGATTCGCGGCGGACGGGAGGCCCGGGATGTGTGCGGAATCCGGCAGAACGATCGCGCTCCCCGCCGGTGAGGAGATCGCGGCGCTCGGGCAGGGCACCTGGTACCTGGGCGAGGACCCGGCCCGGCGTGAACAGGAGATCGCCGCGCTGCGGCTGGGCGTGGACCTCGGCATGACCGTCGTCGACACGGCGGAGATGTACGGCGACGGCGCAGCCGAGGAGCTCGTGGGGGAGGCTCTCGGGGGACGCCGGGAGGAGGTCTTCCTCGTCAGCAAGGTGCTGCCCCGCCACGCCGACCGGAAGGGCACCGTCGCCTCCTGCGAGAACAGCCTGCGGCGGCTCCGTACCGAACGGCTGGACCTCTACCTGCTGCACTGGCGGGGACGGTGGCCGCTGGAGGAGACCCTTGCGGGATTCTTCGACCTGATGGACGCGGGGAAGATCCGTCACTGGGGGGTGAGCAATCTCGACGTCGCCGACATGGCCGGGCTGACGGCTCTCCCCGGCGGCGACGCCGTGGCCGTCGACCAGGTGTTGTACAACCTCTCCCGGCGCGGCATCGAGTGGGATCTTCTCCCCTGGTGCCGTGAGGCCGGGGTGACGGTCATGTCCTACTCGCCGATCGAGCAGGGGCGGCTGCTGAAGGCCGGGGCCTTGGGTG
Above is a genomic segment from Streptomyces collinus Tu 365 containing:
- a CDS encoding aldo/keto reductase: MCAESGRTIALPAGEEIAALGQGTWYLGEDPARREQEIAALRLGVDLGMTVVDTAEMYGDGAAEELVGEALGGRREEVFLVSKVLPRHADRKGTVASCENSLRRLRTERLDLYLLHWRGRWPLEETLAGFFDLMDAGKIRHWGVSNLDVADMAGLTALPGGDAVAVDQVLYNLSRRGIEWDLLPWCREAGVTVMSYSPIEQGRLLKAGALGAVARALGATPAQVALAWVLEQGVAAIPRSGSPGHVRENHGASDLRLPAEALDALDAAFPPPSGPTPLEML